A genomic segment from Thermoplasmata archaeon encodes:
- a CDS encoding MoxR family ATPase: MKVAEAKGVADAVRRAVATAVVGRAAVLDQVLTGLVADGHLLIEDLPGLGKTLVARSFASALGLGFQRIQFTADLLPHDITGGDVLDPRQGALVFRPGPIFTNVLLADEINRAPPKVQSALLEAMQEYQVTSERTTYPIPKPFLVLATENPLELEGTYPLPEAQVDRFLMRLAVGYPTTDEELGILERRRARKEDAVSVAAATTLEQFRDLQRTAEDVELEGSLAGYIVELVRATRADVRAEIGASPRGSLALQKLSRARALLDGRDFVLPDDVKALAVPALAHRVLVKPEPWVRGVRGPDIVRTALERTAVPKVR, encoded by the coding sequence CTGAAGGTCGCGGAGGCGAAGGGCGTCGCGGACGCGGTCCGCCGCGCGGTCGCGACCGCCGTCGTCGGCCGCGCCGCCGTGCTCGACCAGGTCCTGACCGGCCTCGTCGCCGACGGGCACCTGCTGATCGAGGACCTGCCCGGCCTCGGCAAGACGCTGGTCGCCCGCTCGTTCGCCTCCGCGCTCGGACTCGGCTTCCAGCGCATCCAGTTCACGGCCGACCTCCTGCCGCACGACATCACCGGCGGCGACGTCCTGGACCCGCGGCAGGGGGCCCTCGTCTTCCGGCCGGGGCCGATCTTCACGAACGTGCTGCTCGCCGACGAGATCAACCGGGCGCCGCCGAAGGTCCAGTCCGCGCTGCTCGAAGCGATGCAGGAGTACCAGGTCACGAGCGAGCGGACCACCTACCCGATCCCGAAGCCGTTCCTCGTGCTGGCGACCGAGAACCCGCTCGAGCTCGAGGGGACCTACCCGCTGCCCGAGGCCCAGGTCGACCGCTTCCTGATGCGCCTCGCCGTCGGCTACCCGACGACCGACGAGGAGCTCGGGATCCTGGAGCGGCGGCGGGCGCGCAAGGAGGACGCGGTGAGCGTCGCGGCCGCGACCACGCTCGAGCAGTTCCGGGACCTGCAGCGGACCGCGGAGGACGTGGAGCTCGAGGGCTCGCTGGCCGGCTACATCGTCGAGCTCGTCCGCGCCACGCGCGCCGACGTGCGCGCCGAGATCGGCGCGTCGCCCCGGGGCTCGCTCGCGCTGCAGAAGCTCTCCCGGGCGCGGGCGCTGCTCGACGGCCGGGACTTCGTCCTGCCCGACGACGTCAAGGCGCTTGCCGTTCCCGCGCTCGCGCACCGGGTCCTCGTCAAGCCCGAGCCATGGGTCCGTGGCGTCCGGGGACCGGACATCGTGCGCACCGCCCTGGAGCGCACCGCGGTCCCGAAGGTCCGCTAG
- a CDS encoding DUF981 family protein has product MAFVDDLTLILDLLVLVTVIVFYTGFTVFVQYRRKDHERAVSHLQAGAVLLALVGAGIGLVALWGELTWPIPVAFGAYDLFFFDPLFLLSIVLIGFGISVRWGLPTHFVGIVAAVAGSGIIYYGARAYEIGLTLDPLETFLLYLGFGGAAILAYPATLFVDWFVTGPTNPRSSPLPSEENPRYPWLWRVLVVLFLVAVVLAGIAAVVYGFTAAWAHLANPP; this is encoded by the coding sequence ATGGCGTTTGTCGACGACCTGACCCTGATCCTCGACCTGCTGGTGCTCGTGACGGTGATCGTCTTCTACACCGGGTTCACGGTGTTCGTGCAGTACCGGCGCAAGGACCACGAGCGCGCCGTGAGCCACCTGCAGGCCGGCGCCGTGCTCCTCGCGCTCGTCGGCGCCGGGATCGGGCTCGTGGCGCTCTGGGGCGAGCTCACCTGGCCGATCCCGGTCGCCTTCGGTGCCTACGACCTGTTCTTCTTCGACCCGCTGTTCCTGCTCTCGATCGTCCTGATCGGCTTCGGCATCTCGGTCCGCTGGGGACTGCCGACCCACTTCGTCGGCATCGTCGCCGCGGTCGCCGGCTCGGGGATCATCTACTACGGCGCGCGGGCCTACGAGATCGGACTCACCCTCGACCCGCTCGAGACGTTCCTGCTCTACCTCGGCTTCGGCGGCGCCGCGATCCTCGCGTACCCCGCGACGCTGTTCGTTGACTGGTTCGTCACCGGACCCACTAACCCGCGGTCGTCGCCGCTCCCGTCCGAGGAGAACCCGCGCTACCCGTGGCTCTGGCGGGTGCTCGTCGTGCTGTTCCTGGTCGCGGTCGTGCTCGCCGGCATCGCCGCGGTCGTCTACGGGTTCACGGCCGCCTGGGCCCACCTCGCGAACCCGCCCTGA
- a CDS encoding NAD(P)-dependent oxidoreductase — translation MAELPIVVVADPIDRTALERLRAGPCRVRDASADPASLRAHLADAWGLVVRSRTKVTADLLGAAPRLALVARAGVGVDNIDMSAAGARGIRVVNAPAAATASVAELTVALYLLLLRGLYPAIAATKGGRWERGGHGRELAGKTVGFVGYGRIAREVARRIGAFGASAIAFDPFVATAPDRTEMLALDALLARADVVSLHAALTDSNRHLIDAAALAKMRPGSYLVNVARGPLVDERALLAALREGRLAGAALDVFEVEPPTDRELLERPDVIATPHLGAMTTEGQARAGAEIVDEVLRAARGEPLSNLVAMPGGPA, via the coding sequence ATGGCGGAGCTCCCGATCGTCGTCGTCGCCGATCCCATCGACCGCACGGCGCTCGAACGCCTGCGCGCCGGCCCCTGCCGGGTGCGGGACGCGAGCGCGGACCCTGCGTCGCTGCGGGCCCACCTCGCGGACGCCTGGGGGCTCGTGGTGCGCAGCCGCACGAAGGTGACGGCCGACCTGCTCGGCGCGGCGCCCCGGCTCGCGCTGGTCGCCCGGGCCGGTGTCGGCGTCGACAACATCGACATGTCGGCCGCGGGCGCGCGCGGCATCCGGGTCGTCAACGCTCCGGCCGCGGCGACCGCGAGCGTCGCGGAGCTCACGGTCGCCCTCTACCTCCTCCTCCTGCGGGGCCTCTACCCCGCGATCGCCGCGACCAAGGGTGGCCGCTGGGAGCGGGGCGGCCACGGCCGCGAGCTGGCCGGAAAGACCGTCGGGTTCGTCGGCTACGGCCGCATCGCGCGCGAGGTCGCGCGTCGCATCGGGGCGTTCGGCGCGAGCGCGATCGCCTTCGACCCGTTCGTGGCGACGGCGCCGGACCGAACGGAGATGCTGGCGCTCGACGCGCTGCTCGCCCGAGCGGACGTCGTGAGCCTCCACGCCGCCCTCACCGACTCGAACCGCCACCTGATCGACGCCGCGGCGCTGGCCAAAATGCGCCCCGGCAGCTACCTGGTGAACGTCGCCCGGGGGCCCCTCGTCGACGAGCGCGCGCTTCTCGCGGCGCTGCGCGAGGGCCGGCTCGCGGGGGCGGCCCTCGACGTCTTCGAGGTCGAGCCGCCGACGGACCGAGAGCTGCTCGAGCGACCGGACGTGATCGCGACGCCGCACCTCGGGGCGATGACGACGGAGGGGCAGGCGCGCGCCGGGGCGGAGATCGTCGACGAGGTGCTGCGCGCGGCGCGCGGTGAGCCGCTGTCGAACCTCGTCGCGATGCCCGGAGGGCCCGCATGA
- a CDS encoding alanine--glyoxylate aminotransferase family protein, translating into MTFDPETTTFLIAGPVRIHPRVLRAMSMPSLNHRGDYFHGIVGEIRELMPVLFGAKGHQLVLSGSGTAGLEAMYAALVPKDRRALVLTNGNFGERSEAIVRRYAGAVSVLSAPWGQSIPADAVRAELEKGDVGAVCVVHNETSVGLANDLAALAPAVRASGALFLVDGISAVAGIPVELEAWGIDAIVAGSQKGLAAPAGLALLHLSDRAVAALHPGTYYLDLAAHLKSLEKNDTPWTPAVPLFLALREALILLREEGLERRLARTHRLAEASRAAVDALGLELFPERRHASDTVTAVRNPEGLGDPQLRKVLEREYNILVQGGQGTLTGKIFRIGHMGIADWPDLLVTFAALERILGKAGRLPRPGAALAAVVERMP; encoded by the coding sequence ATGACGTTCGACCCCGAGACCACGACGTTCCTGATCGCCGGGCCGGTGCGCATCCACCCCCGCGTGCTGCGCGCGATGTCGATGCCCTCGCTCAACCATCGGGGCGACTACTTCCACGGCATCGTCGGCGAAATCCGCGAGCTGATGCCGGTGCTGTTCGGCGCGAAGGGCCATCAGCTGGTCCTCTCCGGCAGCGGGACCGCCGGGCTCGAGGCGATGTACGCCGCGCTCGTCCCGAAGGACCGGCGCGCGCTGGTGCTGACCAACGGCAACTTCGGCGAGCGCTCCGAGGCGATCGTGCGCCGCTACGCGGGCGCGGTCAGCGTCCTCAGCGCCCCGTGGGGCCAGTCGATCCCGGCCGACGCGGTCCGGGCCGAGCTCGAGAAGGGGGACGTCGGCGCCGTCTGCGTCGTCCACAACGAGACGAGCGTGGGGCTGGCGAACGACCTCGCCGCGCTCGCACCCGCCGTGCGCGCCTCCGGCGCGCTGTTCCTGGTGGACGGGATCAGCGCCGTCGCCGGGATCCCCGTCGAGCTCGAGGCCTGGGGGATCGACGCGATCGTCGCGGGCAGCCAGAAGGGACTCGCCGCGCCCGCCGGGCTCGCGCTCCTGCACCTGTCGGATCGCGCGGTCGCGGCGCTGCACCCGGGCACCTACTACCTCGACCTCGCCGCCCACCTCAAATCGCTCGAGAAGAACGACACCCCCTGGACCCCCGCGGTACCGCTGTTCCTCGCGCTCCGCGAGGCGCTCATCCTCCTGCGCGAGGAAGGGCTCGAGCGCCGGCTCGCCCGGACCCACCGGCTCGCCGAAGCGTCCCGCGCCGCGGTCGACGCGCTGGGCCTCGAGCTGTTCCCCGAGCGCCGCCATGCCTCCGACACCGTGACCGCGGTGCGCAACCCCGAGGGACTCGGGGACCCGCAGCTCCGCAAGGTCCTCGAGCGGGAGTACAACATCCTCGTCCAGGGGGGCCAGGGCACCCTGACCGGCAAGATCTTCCGGATCGGCCACATGGGGATCGCGGACTGGCCGGACCTGCTCGTCACGTTCGCGGCGCTCGAGCGGATCCTCGGCAAGGCCGGGCGCCTCCCGCGCCCCGGCGCGGCGCTGGCCGCGGTCGTCGAGCGGATGCCCTGA
- a CDS encoding archease — MPSGTSRTAGPRARARRWGRFPTTADVGIWATGPTDAELFEALGLGLFSLITEVGRVRPTEERAVSASASDPPALVVAYLSELLMLEARDRFVVREIHARPIGRPPTAIIASVRGEAFDPARHPARTEVKAVTFHGLVLDLERGRARVIVDI, encoded by the coding sequence CTGCCCTCCGGCACGTCGCGCACCGCCGGGCCCCGGGCGCGCGCCCGGCGCTGGGGTCGCTTTCCCACGACCGCGGACGTCGGCATCTGGGCCACGGGGCCGACCGACGCCGAGCTGTTCGAGGCCCTCGGGCTGGGCCTGTTCTCGCTGATCACGGAGGTCGGACGCGTGCGCCCGACCGAGGAGCGCGCGGTCAGCGCCTCGGCGAGCGACCCGCCCGCGCTGGTGGTCGCCTACCTCTCCGAGCTCCTGATGCTCGAGGCGCGCGACCGGTTCGTGGTCCGCGAGATCCACGCGCGGCCGATCGGCCGGCCGCCGACCGCGATCATCGCGAGCGTGCGGGGCGAAGCGTTCGATCCCGCTCGCCACCCGGCCCGGACCGAGGTCAAGGCGGTCACGTTCCACGGCCTCGTGCTCGACCTCGAGCGGGGACGGGCGCGCGTGATCGTGGACATCTAG
- a CDS encoding glycosyltransferase — translation MRVTLVVPTLNEAASIGHVLRSFRAASEEAGRTLFAGQAVAWETIVVDGASSDGTAAIAAGEGARVLIERRRGYGRAYRTGFAAASGDILATADGDGTYPVETVPALVQKLVHERLDFLSGNRMAYLDRRAMTTEHRIGNRVLNVFLGLAYHRYLRELPGGRLADSQSGFWVFRREILERVHLGQDGMAFSEELKIEAILRGLRVAEVPIRYGERWGRPKLSSWRDGYRNLVFLATKRFQVAREAQRGSPVPFASEREPTPPP, via the coding sequence GTGCGCGTCACCCTCGTCGTCCCCACGCTCAACGAAGCGGCCTCGATCGGCCACGTCCTGCGATCGTTCCGGGCGGCGAGCGAGGAGGCCGGCCGGACGCTGTTCGCCGGGCAGGCGGTCGCCTGGGAGACGATCGTGGTCGACGGCGCCTCCTCGGACGGCACGGCGGCGATCGCCGCCGGGGAGGGCGCCCGGGTCCTGATCGAGCGCCGCCGGGGCTACGGCCGCGCCTACCGCACGGGCTTCGCGGCGGCCAGCGGCGACATCCTCGCGACCGCCGACGGCGACGGGACGTACCCGGTCGAGACGGTCCCCGCGCTCGTCCAGAAGCTCGTGCACGAGCGGCTCGACTTCCTCTCGGGCAACCGGATGGCCTACCTCGACCGGCGCGCGATGACGACCGAGCACCGGATCGGGAACCGGGTCCTCAACGTCTTCCTGGGGCTCGCCTACCACCGGTACCTGCGCGAGCTGCCCGGCGGCCGGCTCGCGGACAGCCAGAGCGGCTTCTGGGTGTTCCGCCGCGAGATCCTCGAGCGGGTCCACCTGGGGCAGGACGGGATGGCGTTCAGCGAGGAGCTGAAGATCGAGGCGATCCTGCGGGGGCTGCGGGTCGCGGAGGTCCCGATCCGCTACGGCGAGCGCTGGGGGCGCCCGAAGCTGTCGAGCTGGCGGGACGGCTACCGGAACCTGGTCTTCCTCGCGACGAAGCGGTTCCAGGTGGCGCGGGAGGCGCAGCGAGGGAGCCCCGTACCGTTCGCCTCGGAGCGGGAGCCGACCCCGCCACCCTGA
- a CDS encoding 50S ribosomal protein L40e: MPFPEAVERLLNKKICMNCSARNPPRAVQCRKCGYKGLRVKSRERSGKTQ; encoded by the coding sequence ATGCCGTTCCCCGAGGCGGTCGAGCGCCTGCTCAACAAGAAGATCTGCATGAACTGCTCCGCCCGGAACCCACCTCGCGCGGTCCAGTGCCGCAAGTGCGGCTACAAGGGACTTCGGGTCAAGTCCCGCGAGCGCTCGGGCAAGACGCAGTAG
- a CDS encoding TIGR00296 family protein — MAAPLLTCGMLSLEDGRWAIELARGSIAARLGRAPSAGRRIGDRVPPTFREPRGAFVTLKRHPSGELRGCIGYPLPVLPLAAAIGQAAVAAATEDPRFSPVRADELDRLTLEVSVLSVPVPVRGRTPAEIVAAIRVGRDGLIVEGDGTSGLLLPQVAAEMGWSAEELLDGTCEKAGLDPGAWRRPGPLVRSFEAEIFAERTPAGAVERVGE, encoded by the coding sequence TTGGCCGCGCCGCTCCTGACCTGCGGTATGCTCTCGCTCGAGGACGGCCGCTGGGCGATCGAGCTCGCCCGGGGCTCGATCGCCGCGCGTCTCGGCCGCGCGCCGAGCGCGGGTCGACGGATCGGGGACCGCGTCCCCCCGACGTTCCGTGAGCCGCGGGGGGCGTTCGTCACGCTCAAGCGCCACCCCTCCGGCGAGCTGCGCGGCTGCATCGGGTATCCGCTGCCGGTCCTGCCGCTCGCGGCGGCGATCGGGCAGGCCGCGGTCGCCGCGGCGACCGAGGATCCCCGCTTCTCCCCGGTACGGGCTGATGAGCTCGACCGGCTCACGCTCGAGGTCTCGGTCCTGTCGGTCCCGGTGCCGGTGCGGGGCCGCACGCCGGCCGAGATCGTCGCCGCGATCCGAGTTGGCCGGGATGGGCTCATCGTCGAGGGGGACGGGACGAGCGGCCTATTGCTGCCGCAGGTCGCCGCCGAGATGGGCTGGTCGGCGGAGGAGCTGCTCGACGGGACCTGCGAGAAGGCGGGGCTCGACCCCGGCGCGTGGCGACGTCCCGGCCCGCTCGTCCGCAGCTTCGAGGCGGAGATCTTCGCGGAGCGGACGCCGGCCGGCGCGGTCGAGCGCGTTGGAGAGTAG
- the ileS gene encoding isoleucine--tRNA ligase: protein MAEDEPGVGAPSPAAVQARVRQFWEVEGVPARVLAQHPDGPPFRFTEGPPTANGAPHLGHVVQRTLKDVQLRYRRMRGHRIVSSMAGWDCHGLPVELEIEKRHGIHSVKEIEAFGVERFCDECRASTLQVASLWQEMSWRLGYWLDYEHAYRTMDPDYIESVWWALKSLFDRGLLERGHYVLPYCPRCETPLSSHEVAQGYHETTDPSVTVRFPIDGGSDALDLLVWTTTPWTLPANLLVAARADLEYAVVRTDEGEIALASAALPRYFPEGAEVVRRFLGRELEGRTYRPPFDTPGPGPNRYRVVLDDFVSAEEGTGFVHVAPSFGPDDYRIGAREAVGVFDPLDARGVFGRAVPLVAGKAFKAADRTLLEDLRARGLVFRAESLRHSYPYCWRCDSALLYRAIDSWFVRTSRFTPALVRANASITWIPSHVRDGRFGNFLTEAKDWALSRNRFWGTPLPIWRCEGGHATCVGSFSELADRLGGPLPQPFDPHRVTVDRLVLACPDCGAPARREPYTIDVWFDSGSAPFAQFHYPFDSGPFEAGAPLDYICEGLDQTRGWFYTLHVIATALFDRPAYRVCLTHGMVLDDSGRKMSKSKGNVLEPLALLERLGGDAVRWTFLVQDFTGDMRVGDAAIERASHRTLGTLRNVVAFHVQNARADRLPPAAERPRPASALDRWLLSRLEATREAIDDALDRFDPRPGALALRELVDDLSTWYLRRSRPRFWADAQSPERRDAHATLSYALAGIARIAAPLLPFTAEWVQQEVADAGFRDAARSVHLSAWPERLAARDVALEEGMREVRALVEVGRELRQRAQVRARIPLEVLVVVGEPTPALAGLGEEGSRLLAEELNVRAVRRRPRGEGDAFPETDWVVREQDGRVVAALPRRPTPELLSEGLAREVARRLQQSRKELGLRYLEPIAITVSAPAPLYEAIAARREALEKDLLADPLEITREPLPAGPEVRSFDVDGVGFSARLVRRAP, encoded by the coding sequence ATGGCGGAGGACGAACCGGGCGTCGGCGCGCCGTCGCCGGCCGCCGTGCAGGCGCGCGTGCGCCAGTTCTGGGAGGTCGAGGGCGTGCCCGCGCGCGTCCTCGCGCAGCACCCGGACGGACCGCCGTTCCGCTTCACCGAGGGACCCCCGACCGCGAACGGCGCACCGCACCTGGGCCACGTCGTCCAGCGGACGCTCAAGGACGTCCAGCTGCGCTACCGGCGCATGCGCGGGCACCGGATCGTCAGCTCGATGGCGGGCTGGGACTGCCACGGCCTGCCGGTCGAGCTCGAGATCGAGAAGCGCCACGGGATCCACTCCGTGAAGGAGATCGAGGCGTTCGGGGTCGAGCGGTTCTGCGACGAGTGCCGGGCCTCGACGCTCCAGGTCGCCTCCCTCTGGCAGGAGATGAGCTGGCGGCTCGGCTACTGGCTCGACTACGAGCACGCCTACCGGACGATGGACCCGGACTACATCGAGAGCGTCTGGTGGGCGCTCAAGAGCCTGTTCGATCGCGGTCTCCTCGAACGGGGTCACTACGTGCTGCCGTACTGCCCGCGGTGCGAGACGCCGCTGAGCTCGCACGAGGTCGCGCAGGGCTACCACGAGACGACCGACCCGTCGGTGACGGTCCGCTTCCCGATCGACGGCGGGTCCGACGCGCTCGATCTCCTCGTCTGGACGACCACGCCCTGGACCCTTCCCGCGAACCTGTTGGTCGCGGCCCGCGCCGACCTCGAGTACGCGGTCGTGCGGACCGACGAGGGCGAGATCGCCCTGGCGAGCGCCGCCCTCCCGCGCTACTTTCCCGAGGGAGCCGAGGTGGTCCGCCGGTTCCTCGGTCGCGAGCTGGAGGGCCGGACCTACCGTCCCCCGTTCGATACCCCCGGCCCTGGTCCGAACCGCTACCGCGTCGTCCTCGACGACTTCGTCAGCGCGGAGGAGGGCACCGGCTTCGTGCACGTCGCGCCGAGCTTCGGTCCGGACGACTATCGCATCGGGGCCCGCGAGGCCGTCGGCGTCTTCGACCCGCTCGACGCGCGCGGCGTCTTCGGGCGCGCGGTGCCGCTCGTCGCGGGCAAGGCGTTCAAGGCCGCCGATCGGACCCTCCTCGAGGACCTGCGGGCGCGCGGCCTCGTGTTCCGGGCGGAATCGCTCCGCCACAGCTACCCGTACTGCTGGCGGTGCGACTCCGCGCTGCTCTACCGCGCGATCGACTCCTGGTTCGTGCGCACGAGCCGGTTCACCCCGGCGCTCGTGCGCGCGAACGCGAGCATCACCTGGATCCCGTCGCACGTGCGCGACGGCCGGTTCGGGAACTTCCTGACCGAGGCGAAGGACTGGGCGCTCTCGCGCAACCGCTTCTGGGGGACGCCGCTCCCGATCTGGCGGTGCGAGGGCGGCCACGCGACGTGCGTCGGGAGCTTCTCGGAGCTCGCCGACCGGCTGGGTGGACCGCTGCCGCAGCCGTTCGACCCCCACCGGGTCACGGTCGACCGCCTCGTGCTCGCCTGCCCCGACTGCGGCGCGCCGGCCCGCCGGGAGCCCTACACGATCGACGTCTGGTTCGACAGCGGCTCGGCGCCCTTCGCGCAGTTCCACTACCCGTTCGACTCCGGGCCGTTCGAGGCGGGCGCGCCGCTCGACTACATCTGCGAGGGCCTTGATCAGACCCGCGGCTGGTTCTACACGCTGCACGTCATCGCGACCGCGCTGTTCGACCGGCCGGCCTACCGCGTCTGCCTGACCCACGGGATGGTGCTCGACGACAGCGGCCGCAAGATGTCGAAGTCGAAGGGCAACGTGCTCGAGCCGCTCGCGCTCCTGGAGCGGCTGGGCGGCGACGCCGTCCGCTGGACGTTCCTCGTCCAGGACTTCACGGGGGACATGCGCGTCGGCGACGCCGCGATCGAGCGGGCGAGCCACCGCACGCTCGGCACGCTCCGCAACGTCGTCGCCTTCCACGTCCAGAACGCGCGCGCCGACCGCCTGCCGCCGGCGGCCGAGCGGCCCCGGCCGGCGTCGGCGCTCGATCGGTGGCTCCTCTCCCGGCTCGAGGCGACGCGGGAGGCGATCGACGACGCGCTCGATCGCTTCGATCCGCGACCGGGCGCGCTCGCGCTGCGCGAGCTCGTCGACGACCTCTCCACCTGGTACCTCCGTCGCTCGCGGCCCCGCTTCTGGGCCGACGCGCAGAGTCCCGAGCGCCGGGACGCGCACGCGACGCTCTCCTACGCGCTGGCAGGGATCGCCCGCATCGCGGCCCCCCTCCTTCCGTTCACGGCCGAGTGGGTCCAGCAGGAGGTCGCCGACGCCGGCTTCCGGGACGCGGCGCGCTCGGTCCATCTTTCCGCCTGGCCCGAGCGCCTCGCCGCCCGGGACGTCGCCCTCGAGGAGGGGATGCGCGAGGTGCGCGCGCTCGTCGAGGTGGGCCGCGAGCTCCGCCAGCGCGCCCAGGTGCGGGCCCGCATCCCGCTCGAGGTGCTCGTCGTCGTCGGCGAGCCGACGCCCGCGCTCGCCGGCCTCGGGGAGGAGGGATCGCGGCTGCTCGCGGAGGAGCTGAACGTGCGCGCGGTGCGCCGGAGGCCGCGCGGCGAGGGCGACGCCTTTCCCGAGACGGACTGGGTCGTGCGGGAGCAGGACGGACGCGTCGTGGCGGCGTTGCCGCGGCGGCCCACCCCCGAGCTGCTCTCCGAGGGCCTCGCGCGGGAGGTCGCCCGGCGGCTGCAGCAGTCGCGCAAGGAGCTCGGGCTCCGCTACCTGGAGCCGATCGCGATCACGGTGAGCGCGCCCGCGCCCCTCTACGAGGCGATCGCCGCCCGTCGGGAGGCGCTCGAGAAGGACCTGCTCGCCGATCCGCTCGAGATCACGCGCGAGCCGCTGCCCGCCGGACCCGAGGTCCGCTCGTTCGACGTCGACGGCGTCGGCTTCTCGGCCCGGCTCGTCCGGCGGGCCCCGTAG
- a CDS encoding CoA-binding protein, with protein sequence MRPSDTDLRALFSRARTIAIVGLSDKPDRDSNEIARYLASHGYQIVPVNPTAPAVLGERSYPSLRAIPAERPVDLAVVFRRREDVPGIARDAVARGIPVLWMQLGIESPEGAAIMRAAGGTAIEDACIMTQHRRLGLGALAPEG encoded by the coding sequence ATGCGGCCGTCCGACACGGATCTCCGCGCGCTCTTTTCGCGCGCGAGAACGATCGCGATCGTGGGGCTCTCGGACAAGCCGGACCGGGACTCGAACGAGATCGCGCGGTACCTCGCCAGCCACGGCTACCAGATCGTACCCGTGAACCCGACGGCTCCCGCGGTGCTCGGCGAGCGCTCGTACCCGTCGCTCCGGGCGATCCCGGCCGAGCGGCCGGTCGATCTCGCCGTCGTCTTCCGCCGCCGCGAGGACGTGCCGGGGATCGCCCGGGACGCGGTCGCCCGCGGGATCCCGGTGCTCTGGATGCAGCTCGGCATCGAGAGTCCCGAGGGCGCGGCGATCATGAGGGCGGCCGGCGGCACCGCCATCGAGGACGCCTGCATCATGACGCAGCACCGGCGCCTGGGCCTGGGCGCGCTCGCGCCGGAGGGCTAG
- a CDS encoding type II CAAX endopeptidase family protein — translation MTAPAVSAPSPKPGRDARYVAGVVLTVFVILSQYFVPQDWPATRVVYASVPGDLALVYGLPLIAFLGLVGIEPLRGWAGQLRRATLEGLGWYGVLSLVSFLVLVLLVVIYEVVDPAALQLLERMNPVLTEAAGDPWLWIGLSFLVGACEETIFRGFIFGYWQARAGTWIGPAIGSSVLFAAVHLYYGTTYGAAAPILFPTLFLLGFAFAATYARSGGNLVVIALLHGAYDAVAFYSLVDATAATGLRWGLILAGAAVALVYYVWGAPPPLRPRAYRPDARAPAGGTVL, via the coding sequence ATGACGGCACCGGCGGTCTCCGCCCCGAGCCCGAAGCCCGGCCGCGACGCGCGCTACGTCGCCGGCGTCGTGCTGACCGTCTTCGTCATCCTGAGCCAGTACTTCGTGCCGCAGGACTGGCCCGCCACGCGCGTCGTCTATGCGAGCGTCCCCGGCGACCTCGCCCTCGTCTACGGCCTGCCCCTGATCGCCTTCCTCGGTCTCGTCGGGATCGAGCCGCTGCGCGGCTGGGCTGGGCAGCTGCGGCGGGCCACCCTCGAGGGCCTCGGCTGGTACGGGGTGCTGTCGCTCGTGAGCTTCCTCGTGCTGGTGCTGCTCGTGGTGATCTACGAGGTCGTCGACCCGGCGGCCCTCCAGCTCCTGGAGCGGATGAACCCGGTGCTGACCGAGGCGGCGGGCGACCCGTGGCTGTGGATCGGCCTGTCGTTCCTGGTCGGCGCGTGCGAGGAGACGATCTTCCGCGGCTTCATCTTCGGCTACTGGCAGGCGCGCGCCGGCACGTGGATCGGGCCGGCGATCGGATCGAGCGTCCTGTTCGCGGCGGTGCACCTGTACTACGGGACGACCTACGGGGCCGCCGCGCCGATCCTCTTCCCGACCCTCTTCCTGCTCGGGTTCGCCTTCGCCGCGACCTACGCGCGCAGCGGCGGCAACCTGGTGGTGATCGCCCTCCTGCACGGGGCCTACGACGCGGTCGCGTTCTACTCGCTCGTCGACGCGACCGCGGCCACCGGCCTCCGCTGGGGCCTCATCCTCGCGGGGGCCGCGGTGGCCCTCGTGTACTACGTCTGGGGCGCGCCCCCGCCGCTCCGGCCGCGCGCCTACCGGCCGGACGCCCGCGCTCCGGCCGGCGGAACCGTCTTGTAA
- a CDS encoding KEOPS complex subunit Pcc1: MTVVARRACASSREAERLAAAVAADNPDYVRVRAEGRELVVRVRARSAASARASLDDLFAAFLAAERTGATAAPARRPAGD, encoded by the coding sequence GTGACCGTCGTGGCCCGGCGGGCCTGCGCGAGCTCCCGGGAGGCCGAGCGGCTCGCCGCGGCGGTCGCGGCCGACAACCCCGACTACGTCCGAGTGCGGGCCGAGGGCCGCGAGCTCGTCGTGCGCGTACGCGCGCGCTCGGCGGCGAGCGCCCGGGCGAGCCTCGACGACCTGTTCGCGGCGTTCCTCGCCGCCGAGCGGACCGGCGCGACCGCCGCTCCGGCGCGGCGGCCGGCGGGCGATTGA